The Chanodichthys erythropterus isolate Z2021 chromosome 14, ASM2448905v1, whole genome shotgun sequence genome window below encodes:
- the LOC137035862 gene encoding uncharacterized protein, with protein sequence MYNILIFILMLRGGFCYKSQVQRGVDVSLRCEVSFLSESSTLQWEKDGQQTSNTTLLYNNSAYIILHTVDENNEGEYYCKLMENGTVKTVRNYLLNVSSNTYNGNKKNNIIYRQSSNNSDVSLICKSVTKYERWKWTWEPRPDSQIIDLIAVEKGGEVLVKGPIKPGRLSSTTYNDQLFIFHISPVNFNHSGTYKCVTNEQKIPYTTTMLRTIRVSVEPPDGVLRNQSVILTCEVSEVTDSVTLVWLRMEGNRGVLEKQQIMTENKLQLTVNLSSYETDPLHWQCAVFTENELRALAPITISLSSSTTNAPKDIMTQDSHLPMVIIMACVVTGCVLFLLLGLLVFKRQRKTDEGHVTGLKSQEDEDIHYASVTVAGSSQGADKHASSKVLDRNSTVIYSAIKAQ encoded by the exons ATgtataatatcttaatttttattttaatgttgagAGGTGGGTTTTGTTACAAATCTCAAG TTCAGCGTGGCGTTGATGTGTCATTGCGATGTGAGGTCTCTTTCCTGTCTGAATCCTCAACATTGCAGTGGGAGAAAGACGGACAACAAACATCCAACACCACTCTACTGTACAACAACTCTGCCTACATCATCTTACACACCGTTGATGAAAACAATGAGGGGGAATATTACTGTAAATTGATGGAAAATGgaacagtaaaaactgtaaggAATTACTTGCTTAATGTCAGTTCAA atacatataatggaaataaaaaaaataatataatttacagaCAAAGCTCTAATAATAGTGACGTATCACTGATCTGCAAGTCTGTCACAAAGTACGAGAGATGGAAATGGACCTGGGAGCCGAGGCCTGATTCACAGATCATTGATCTGATAGCAGTTGAAAAAGGAGGAGAAGTTCTAGTAAAAGGACCAATTAAACCAGGAAGACTTTCTTCAACCACTTACAATGATCAACTTTTTATCTTTCACATCTCACCTGTGAACTTTAATCATAGTGGGACATACAAGTGTGTTACAAACGAACAAAAGATTCCCTACACAACCACAATGCTACGCACCATCAGAG TCTCAGTGGAGCCCCCTGATGGTGTGTTGAGGAATCAGTCAGTGATTCTTACctgtgaagtttctgaagtgACTGATTCAGTGACGCTGGTCTGGCTCAGGATGGAGGGGAACAGAGGAGTGCTGGAAAAACAGCAAATTATGACTGAAAACAAGTTACAGCTCACAGTGAATCTATCCAGCTATGAAACAGACCCGCTGCACTGGCAGTGTGCAGTTTTTACTGAGAATGAACTCAGAGCTCTGGCCCCTATAACAATCAGTCTTTCCTCATCAACTACTAATGCTCCAA AAGACATCATGACACAGGACAGTCATCTACCGATGGTGATCATCATGGCATGTGTTGTAACTGGCTGTGTGCTTTTTCTGCTGCTGGGACTTCTAGTTTTTAAACGTCAGCGAAAAACAG ATGAAGGTCACGTCACTGGATTAAAATCACAAGAAGATGAGGACATCCATTATGCTTCAGTGACGGTA